The following coding sequences are from one Kogia breviceps isolate mKogBre1 chromosome X, mKogBre1 haplotype 1, whole genome shotgun sequence window:
- the RBM10 gene encoding RNA-binding protein 10 isoform X26, with protein MEYERRKDCPLFPPHPSFPRGGRGDRTGRYGATDRSQDDGGENRSRDHDYRDMDYRSYPREYGSQEGKHDYDDSSEEQSAEDSYEASPGSETQRRRRRRHRHSPTGPPGFPRDGDYRDQDYRTEQGEEEEEEEEEEEEEKASNIVMLRMLPQAATEDDIRGQLQSHGVQAREVRLMRNKSSGQSRGFAFVEFSHLQDATRWMEANQHSLNILGQKVSMHYSDPKPKINEDWLCNKCGVQNFKRREKCFKCGVPKSEAEQKLPLGARLDQQTLPLGGRELSQGLLPLPQPYQAQGVLASQALSQGSEPSSENANDTIILRNLNPHSTMDSILGALAPYAVLSSSNVRVIKDKQTQLNRGFAFIQLSTIEAAQLLQILQALHPPLTIDGKTINVEFAKGSKRDMASNEGSRINAASVASTAIAAAQWAISQDEGYGSSQGTESSLYAHGYLKGAKGPGITGTKGDPAGAGPEASLEPGADSVSLQAFSRTQPGATPGVYQQSAAEASGSQGTAANSQSYTIMSPAVLKSELQSPSHPSSSLPPATSPSAQEPYSQYPVPDVSTYQYDETSGYYYDPQTGLYYDPNSQYYYNAQSQQYLYWDGERRTYVPALEQSADGHKETGAPSKEGKEKKEKHKTKTAQQIAKDMERWARSLNKQKENFKNSFQPISSLRDDERRESATADAGYAILEKKGALAERQHTSMDLPKLASDDRPSPPRGLVAAYSGESDSEEEQERGGPEREEKLTDWQKLACLLCRRQFPSKEALIRHQQLSGLHKQNLEIHRRAHLSENELEALEKNDMEQMKYRDRAAERREKYGIPEPPEPKRRKYSGMSAASVDFEQPTRDGLGSDNIGSRMLQAMGWKEGSGLGRKKQGIVTPIEAQTRVRGSGLGARGSSYGVTSTESYKETLHKTMVTRFNEAQ; from the exons AAAGGactgccctctcttccctccccatccTTCTTTCCCCAGAGGGGGTCGTGGAGACAGGACTGGCCGTTACGGAGCCACTGATCGTTCACAGGATGATGGTGGTGAGAACCGCAGCCGGGATCACGACTACCGGGACATGGACTACCGCTCGTATCCCCGCGAGTATGGCAGCCAGGAGGGCAAGCACGACTATGACGACTCGTCCGAGGAGCAGAGTGCAGag GATTCCTACGAGGCCTCCCCGGGCTCCGAGACTCAGCgtaggcggcggcggcggcacagGCACAGCCCCACCGGCCCACCAGGCTTCCCCCGAGACGGCGACTATCGGGACCAGGACTATCGGACCgagcaaggggaggaggaggaggaggaggaggaggaggaggaggaggagaaggccaGTAACATCGTCATGCTGAGGATGCTGCCACAGGCAGCCACTGAGGATGAC ATCCGTGGCCAGCTACAGTCCCACGGCGTCCAAGCACGGGAGGTCCGGCTGATGCGGAACAAATCCTCAG GTCAGAGCCGGGGCTTCGCCTTCGTCGAGTTTAGTCACTTGCAGGACGCTACACGATGGATGGAAGCCAATCAG CACTCCCTCAACATCCTGGGCCAGAAGGTGTCCATGCACTACAGCGACCCCAAGCCCAAGATCAATGAGGACTGGCTGTGTAATAAG TGTGGCGTCCAGAACTTCAAACGCCGTGAGAAGTGCTTCAAATGTGGTGTGCCCAAGTCAG AGGCAGAGCAGAAGCTGCCCCTGGGCGCAAGGTTGGATCAGCAGACGCTACCACTGGGTGGTCGGGAGCTAAGCCAGGGCCTGCTGCCCCTGCCACAGCCCTACCAGGCCCAGGGAGTGCTGGCCTCCCAGGCCCTGTCACAGGGCTCGGAGCCGAGCTCAGAGAACGCCAACGACA CCATCATTTTGCGCAACCTGAACCCACACAGCACCATGGACTCCATCCTGGGGGCCCTGGCACCCTACGCAGTGCTGTCCTCCTCCAACGTACGCGTCATCAAGGACAAGCAGACCCAACTGAACCGTGGCTTTGCCTTCATCCAGCTCTCCACCATC gaggCAGCCCAGCTGCTGCAGATCCTGCAGGCCCTGCACCCGCCGCTCACCATCGATGGCAAGACCATCAACGTTGAGTTTGCCAAGGGTTCTAAGAG GGACATGGCCTCCAACGAAGGCAGTCGCATCAATGCTGCCTCTGTGGCCAGCACTGCCATTGCCGCGGCCCAGTGGGCCATCTCGCAG GATGAGGGCTATGGCAGCAGCCAGGGCACAGAGTCCTCTCTCTATGCCCATGGCTACCTCAAGGGCGCGAAGGGCCCCGGCATCACTGGAACCAAAGGGGACCCAGCCGGAGCAG GTCCCGAGGCCTCCCTGGAGCCTGGGGCAGACTCTGTGTCCCTGCAGGCTTTCTCCCGCACCCAGCCTGGTGCCACCCCTGGCGTCTACCAGCAGTCAGCAGCTGAAGCGAGCGGCAGCCAGGGCACTGCTGCCAACAGCCAG TCATACACCATCATGTCACCCGCTGTGCTCAAATCTGAGCTCCAGAGCCCCAGCCATCCCAGCTCTTCCCTGCCACCAGCCACGAGCCCCTCTGCCCAGGAGCCCTACAGCCAGTACC CTGTTCCTGACGTCTCCACCTACCAGTACGATGAGACATCTGGCTACTACTATGACCCCCAGACTGGCCTCTACTACGACCCCAACTCTCAG taCTACTACAATGCTCAGAGCCAGCAGTACCTGTACTGGGATGGGGAAAGGCGGACCTATGTTCCTGCCCTGGAGCAGTCAGCTGATGGGCATAAGGAAACGGGGGCGCCTTCAAAGGAGggcaaagagaagaaggaaaagcacAAGACCAAGACGGCCCAACAG ATTGCCAAGGACATGGAACGCTGGGCCCGCAGCCTcaacaagcaaaaagaaaacttcaaaaacagCTTCCAGCCCATCAGTTCCCTACGAGACGATGAAAGGCGCGAGTCGGCCACTGCAGATGCCGGCTACGCCATCCTAGAGAAGAAG GGAGCACTAGCCGAGAGACAGCACACCAGCATGGACCTCCCAAAACTGGCCAGTGATGACCGCCCA AGCCCACCGAGGGGGCTGGTGGCGGCCTACAGCGGGGAGAGTGACAGTGAGGAGGAGCAGGAGCGCGGGGGCCCAGAGCGGGAAGAGAAGCTCACCGACTGGCAGAAGCTGGCCTGCCTGCTCTGCCGGCGCCAGTTCCCCAGCAAGGAGGCGCTCATCCGGCACCAGCAGCTCTCCGGGCTCCACAAG CAAAACCTTGAGATTCACCGGCGAGCCCACCTGTCAGAAAATGAGCTGgaggcacttgagaagaacgaCATGGAG CAAATGAAGTACCGGGACCGTGCAGCTGAACGCAGAGAGAAGTATGGCATCCCTGAGCCGCCGGAGCCCAAGAGGAGGAAGTATAGCGGCATGTCTGCGGCCTCTGT GGACTTTGAGCAGCCCACGCGGGATGGGCTGGGCAGTGACAACATTGGCAGTCGCATGCTCCAGGCTATGGGCTGGAAAGAGGGCAGCGGCCTGGGCCGCAAAAAACAGGGCATTGTGACTCCCATTGAG GCCCAGACACGGGTGCGGGGCTCCGGCTTGGGTGCCCGAGGCAGCTCCTATGGGGTCACCTCGACCGAGTCATACAAGGAGACGCTGCACAAGACAATGGTGACCCGCTTCAACGAGGCCCAGTGA
- the RBM10 gene encoding RNA-binding protein 10 isoform X41, producing MEYERRGGRGDRTGRYGATDRSQDDGGENRSRDHDYRDMDYRSYPREYGSQEGKHDYDDSSEEQSAEIRGQLQSHGVQAREVRLMRNKSSGQSRGFAFVEFSHLQDATRWMEANQHSLNILGQKVSMHYSDPKPKINEDWLCNKCGVQNFKRREKCFKCGVPKSAIILRNLNPHSTMDSILGALAPYAVLSSSNVRVIKDKQTQLNRGFAFIQLSTIVEAAQLLQILQALHPPLTIDGKTINVEFAKGSKRDMASNEGSRINAASVASTAIAAAQWAISQASQGGEGAWATPEEPPVDYSYYQQDEGYGSSQGTESSLYAHGYLKGAKGPGITGTKGDPAGAGPEASLEPGADSVSLQAFSRTQPGATPGVYQQSAAEASGSQGTAANSQSYTIMSPAVLKSELQSPSHPSSSLPPATSPSAQEPYSQYPVPDVSTYQYDETSGYYYDPQTGLYYDPNSQYYYNAQSQQYLYWDGERRTYVPALEQSADGHKETGAPSKEGKEKKEKHKTKTAQQIAKDMERWARSLNKQKENFKNSFQPISSLRDDERRESATADAGYAILEKKGALAERQHTSMDLPKLASDDRPSPPRGLVAAYSGESDSEEEQERGGPEREEKLTDWQKLACLLCRRQFPSKEALIRHQQLSGLHKQNLEIHRRAHLSENELEALEKNDMEQMKYRDRAAERREKYGIPEPPEPKRRKYSGMSAASVDFEQPTRDGLGSDNIGSRMLQAMGWKEGSGLGRKKQGIVTPIEAQTRVRGSGLGARGSSYGVTSTESYKETLHKTMVTRFNEAQ from the exons AGGGGGTCGTGGAGACAGGACTGGCCGTTACGGAGCCACTGATCGTTCACAGGATGATGGTGGTGAGAACCGCAGCCGGGATCACGACTACCGGGACATGGACTACCGCTCGTATCCCCGCGAGTATGGCAGCCAGGAGGGCAAGCACGACTATGACGACTCGTCCGAGGAGCAGAGTGCAGag ATCCGTGGCCAGCTACAGTCCCACGGCGTCCAAGCACGGGAGGTCCGGCTGATGCGGAACAAATCCTCAG GTCAGAGCCGGGGCTTCGCCTTCGTCGAGTTTAGTCACTTGCAGGACGCTACACGATGGATGGAAGCCAATCAG CACTCCCTCAACATCCTGGGCCAGAAGGTGTCCATGCACTACAGCGACCCCAAGCCCAAGATCAATGAGGACTGGCTGTGTAATAAG TGTGGCGTCCAGAACTTCAAACGCCGTGAGAAGTGCTTCAAATGTGGTGTGCCCAAGTCAG CCATCATTTTGCGCAACCTGAACCCACACAGCACCATGGACTCCATCCTGGGGGCCCTGGCACCCTACGCAGTGCTGTCCTCCTCCAACGTACGCGTCATCAAGGACAAGCAGACCCAACTGAACCGTGGCTTTGCCTTCATCCAGCTCTCCACCATCGTG gaggCAGCCCAGCTGCTGCAGATCCTGCAGGCCCTGCACCCGCCGCTCACCATCGATGGCAAGACCATCAACGTTGAGTTTGCCAAGGGTTCTAAGAG GGACATGGCCTCCAACGAAGGCAGTCGCATCAATGCTGCCTCTGTGGCCAGCACTGCCATTGCCGCGGCCCAGTGGGCCATCTCGCAG GCCTCCCAGGGTGGGGAGGGTGCCTGGGCCACCCCCGAGGAGCCACCGGTCGACTACAGCTACTACCAACAGGATGAGGGCTATGGCAGCAGCCAGGGCACAGAGTCCTCTCTCTATGCCCATGGCTACCTCAAGGGCGCGAAGGGCCCCGGCATCACTGGAACCAAAGGGGACCCAGCCGGAGCAG GTCCCGAGGCCTCCCTGGAGCCTGGGGCAGACTCTGTGTCCCTGCAGGCTTTCTCCCGCACCCAGCCTGGTGCCACCCCTGGCGTCTACCAGCAGTCAGCAGCTGAAGCGAGCGGCAGCCAGGGCACTGCTGCCAACAGCCAG TCATACACCATCATGTCACCCGCTGTGCTCAAATCTGAGCTCCAGAGCCCCAGCCATCCCAGCTCTTCCCTGCCACCAGCCACGAGCCCCTCTGCCCAGGAGCCCTACAGCCAGTACC CTGTTCCTGACGTCTCCACCTACCAGTACGATGAGACATCTGGCTACTACTATGACCCCCAGACTGGCCTCTACTACGACCCCAACTCTCAG taCTACTACAATGCTCAGAGCCAGCAGTACCTGTACTGGGATGGGGAAAGGCGGACCTATGTTCCTGCCCTGGAGCAGTCAGCTGATGGGCATAAGGAAACGGGGGCGCCTTCAAAGGAGggcaaagagaagaaggaaaagcacAAGACCAAGACGGCCCAACAG ATTGCCAAGGACATGGAACGCTGGGCCCGCAGCCTcaacaagcaaaaagaaaacttcaaaaacagCTTCCAGCCCATCAGTTCCCTACGAGACGATGAAAGGCGCGAGTCGGCCACTGCAGATGCCGGCTACGCCATCCTAGAGAAGAAG GGAGCACTAGCCGAGAGACAGCACACCAGCATGGACCTCCCAAAACTGGCCAGTGATGACCGCCCA AGCCCACCGAGGGGGCTGGTGGCGGCCTACAGCGGGGAGAGTGACAGTGAGGAGGAGCAGGAGCGCGGGGGCCCAGAGCGGGAAGAGAAGCTCACCGACTGGCAGAAGCTGGCCTGCCTGCTCTGCCGGCGCCAGTTCCCCAGCAAGGAGGCGCTCATCCGGCACCAGCAGCTCTCCGGGCTCCACAAG CAAAACCTTGAGATTCACCGGCGAGCCCACCTGTCAGAAAATGAGCTGgaggcacttgagaagaacgaCATGGAG CAAATGAAGTACCGGGACCGTGCAGCTGAACGCAGAGAGAAGTATGGCATCCCTGAGCCGCCGGAGCCCAAGAGGAGGAAGTATAGCGGCATGTCTGCGGCCTCTGT GGACTTTGAGCAGCCCACGCGGGATGGGCTGGGCAGTGACAACATTGGCAGTCGCATGCTCCAGGCTATGGGCTGGAAAGAGGGCAGCGGCCTGGGCCGCAAAAAACAGGGCATTGTGACTCCCATTGAG GCCCAGACACGGGTGCGGGGCTCCGGCTTGGGTGCCCGAGGCAGCTCCTATGGGGTCACCTCGACCGAGTCATACAAGGAGACGCTGCACAAGACAATGGTGACCCGCTTCAACGAGGCCCAGTGA
- the RBM10 gene encoding RNA-binding protein 10 isoform X32 encodes MEYERRGGRGDRTGRYGATDRSQDDGGENRSRDHDYRDMDYRSYPREYGSQEGKHDYDDSSEEQSAEDSYEASPGSETQRRRRRRHRHSPTGPPGFPRDGDYRDQDYRTEQGEEEEEEEEEEEEEKASNIVMLRMLPQAATEDDIRGQLQSHGVQAREVRLMRNKSSGQSRGFAFVEFSHLQDATRWMEANQHSLNILGQKVSMHYSDPKPKINEDWLCNKCGVQNFKRREKCFKCGVPKSAIILRNLNPHSTMDSILGALAPYAVLSSSNVRVIKDKQTQLNRGFAFIQLSTIVEAAQLLQILQALHPPLTIDGKTINVEFAKGSKRDMASNEGSRINAASVASTAIAAAQWAISQASQGGEGAWATPEEPPVDYSYYQQDEGYGSSQGTESSLYAHGYLKGAKGPGITGTKGDPAGAGPEASLEPGADSVSLQAFSRTQPGATPGVYQQSAAEASGSQGTAANSQSYTIMSPAVLKSELQSPSHPSSSLPPATSPSAQEPYSQYPVPDVSTYQYDETSGYYYDPQTGLYYDPNSQYYYNAQSQQYLYWDGERRTYVPALEQSADGHKETGAPSKEGKEKKEKHKTKTAQQIAKDMERWARSLNKQKENFKNSFQPISSLRDDERRESATADAGYAILEKKGALAERQHTSMDLPKLASDDRPSPPRGLVAAYSGESDSEEEQERGGPEREEKLTDWQKLACLLCRRQFPSKEALIRHQQLSGLHKQNLEIHRRAHLSENELEALEKNDMEQMKYRDRAAERREKYGIPEPPEPKRRKYSGMSAASVDFEQPTRDGLGSDNIGSRMLQAMGWKEGSGLGRKKQGIVTPIEAQTRVRGSGLGARGSSYGVTSTESYKETLHKTMVTRFNEAQ; translated from the exons AGGGGGTCGTGGAGACAGGACTGGCCGTTACGGAGCCACTGATCGTTCACAGGATGATGGTGGTGAGAACCGCAGCCGGGATCACGACTACCGGGACATGGACTACCGCTCGTATCCCCGCGAGTATGGCAGCCAGGAGGGCAAGCACGACTATGACGACTCGTCCGAGGAGCAGAGTGCAGag GATTCCTACGAGGCCTCCCCGGGCTCCGAGACTCAGCgtaggcggcggcggcggcacagGCACAGCCCCACCGGCCCACCAGGCTTCCCCCGAGACGGCGACTATCGGGACCAGGACTATCGGACCgagcaaggggaggaggaggaggaggaggaggaggaggaggaggaggagaaggccaGTAACATCGTCATGCTGAGGATGCTGCCACAGGCAGCCACTGAGGATGAC ATCCGTGGCCAGCTACAGTCCCACGGCGTCCAAGCACGGGAGGTCCGGCTGATGCGGAACAAATCCTCAG GTCAGAGCCGGGGCTTCGCCTTCGTCGAGTTTAGTCACTTGCAGGACGCTACACGATGGATGGAAGCCAATCAG CACTCCCTCAACATCCTGGGCCAGAAGGTGTCCATGCACTACAGCGACCCCAAGCCCAAGATCAATGAGGACTGGCTGTGTAATAAG TGTGGCGTCCAGAACTTCAAACGCCGTGAGAAGTGCTTCAAATGTGGTGTGCCCAAGTCAG CCATCATTTTGCGCAACCTGAACCCACACAGCACCATGGACTCCATCCTGGGGGCCCTGGCACCCTACGCAGTGCTGTCCTCCTCCAACGTACGCGTCATCAAGGACAAGCAGACCCAACTGAACCGTGGCTTTGCCTTCATCCAGCTCTCCACCATCGTG gaggCAGCCCAGCTGCTGCAGATCCTGCAGGCCCTGCACCCGCCGCTCACCATCGATGGCAAGACCATCAACGTTGAGTTTGCCAAGGGTTCTAAGAG GGACATGGCCTCCAACGAAGGCAGTCGCATCAATGCTGCCTCTGTGGCCAGCACTGCCATTGCCGCGGCCCAGTGGGCCATCTCGCAG GCCTCCCAGGGTGGGGAGGGTGCCTGGGCCACCCCCGAGGAGCCACCGGTCGACTACAGCTACTACCAACAGGATGAGGGCTATGGCAGCAGCCAGGGCACAGAGTCCTCTCTCTATGCCCATGGCTACCTCAAGGGCGCGAAGGGCCCCGGCATCACTGGAACCAAAGGGGACCCAGCCGGAGCAG GTCCCGAGGCCTCCCTGGAGCCTGGGGCAGACTCTGTGTCCCTGCAGGCTTTCTCCCGCACCCAGCCTGGTGCCACCCCTGGCGTCTACCAGCAGTCAGCAGCTGAAGCGAGCGGCAGCCAGGGCACTGCTGCCAACAGCCAG TCATACACCATCATGTCACCCGCTGTGCTCAAATCTGAGCTCCAGAGCCCCAGCCATCCCAGCTCTTCCCTGCCACCAGCCACGAGCCCCTCTGCCCAGGAGCCCTACAGCCAGTACC CTGTTCCTGACGTCTCCACCTACCAGTACGATGAGACATCTGGCTACTACTATGACCCCCAGACTGGCCTCTACTACGACCCCAACTCTCAG taCTACTACAATGCTCAGAGCCAGCAGTACCTGTACTGGGATGGGGAAAGGCGGACCTATGTTCCTGCCCTGGAGCAGTCAGCTGATGGGCATAAGGAAACGGGGGCGCCTTCAAAGGAGggcaaagagaagaaggaaaagcacAAGACCAAGACGGCCCAACAG ATTGCCAAGGACATGGAACGCTGGGCCCGCAGCCTcaacaagcaaaaagaaaacttcaaaaacagCTTCCAGCCCATCAGTTCCCTACGAGACGATGAAAGGCGCGAGTCGGCCACTGCAGATGCCGGCTACGCCATCCTAGAGAAGAAG GGAGCACTAGCCGAGAGACAGCACACCAGCATGGACCTCCCAAAACTGGCCAGTGATGACCGCCCA AGCCCACCGAGGGGGCTGGTGGCGGCCTACAGCGGGGAGAGTGACAGTGAGGAGGAGCAGGAGCGCGGGGGCCCAGAGCGGGAAGAGAAGCTCACCGACTGGCAGAAGCTGGCCTGCCTGCTCTGCCGGCGCCAGTTCCCCAGCAAGGAGGCGCTCATCCGGCACCAGCAGCTCTCCGGGCTCCACAAG CAAAACCTTGAGATTCACCGGCGAGCCCACCTGTCAGAAAATGAGCTGgaggcacttgagaagaacgaCATGGAG CAAATGAAGTACCGGGACCGTGCAGCTGAACGCAGAGAGAAGTATGGCATCCCTGAGCCGCCGGAGCCCAAGAGGAGGAAGTATAGCGGCATGTCTGCGGCCTCTGT GGACTTTGAGCAGCCCACGCGGGATGGGCTGGGCAGTGACAACATTGGCAGTCGCATGCTCCAGGCTATGGGCTGGAAAGAGGGCAGCGGCCTGGGCCGCAAAAAACAGGGCATTGTGACTCCCATTGAG GCCCAGACACGGGTGCGGGGCTCCGGCTTGGGTGCCCGAGGCAGCTCCTATGGGGTCACCTCGACCGAGTCATACAAGGAGACGCTGCACAAGACAATGGTGACCCGCTTCAACGAGGCCCAGTGA
- the RBM10 gene encoding RNA-binding protein 10 isoform X20, with the protein MEYERRKDCPLFPPHPSFPRGGRGDRTGRYGATDRSQDDGGENRSRDHDYRDMDYRSYPREYGSQEGKHDYDDSSEEQSAEDSYEASPGSETQRRRRRRHRHSPTGPPGFPRDGDYRDQDYRTEQGEEEEEEEEEEEEEKASNIVMLRMLPQAATEDDIRGQLQSHGVQAREVRLMRNKSSGQSRGFAFVEFSHLQDATRWMEANQHSLNILGQKVSMHYSDPKPKINEDWLCNKCGVQNFKRREKCFKCGVPKSEAEQKLPLGARLDQQTLPLGGRELSQGLLPLPQPYQAQGVLASQALSQGSEPSSENANDTIILRNLNPHSTMDSILGALAPYAVLSSSNVRVIKDKQTQLNRGFAFIQLSTIEAAQLLQILQALHPPLTIDGKTINVEFAKGSKRDMASNEGSRINAASVASTAIAAAQWAISQASQGGEGAWATPEEPPVDYSYYQQDEGYGSSQGTESSLYAHGYLKGAKGPGITGTKGDPAGAGPEASLEPGADSVSLQAFSRTQPGATPGVYQQSAAEASGSQGTAANSQSYTIMSPAVLKSELQSPSHPSSSLPPATSPSAQEPYSQYPVPDVSTYQYDETSGYYYDPQTGLYYDPNSQYYYNAQSQQYLYWDGERRTYVPALEQSADGHKETGAPSKEGKEKKEKHKTKTAQQIAKDMERWARSLNKQKENFKNSFQPISSLRDDERRESATADAGYAILEKKGALAERQHTSMDLPKLASDDRPSPPRGLVAAYSGESDSEEEQERGGPEREEKLTDWQKLACLLCRRQFPSKEALIRHQQLSGLHKQNLEIHRRAHLSENELEALEKNDMEQMKYRDRAAERREKYGIPEPPEPKRRKYSGMSAASVDFEQPTRDGLGSDNIGSRMLQAMGWKEGSGLGRKKQGIVTPIEAQTRVRGSGLGARGSSYGVTSTESYKETLHKTMVTRFNEAQ; encoded by the exons AAAGGactgccctctcttccctccccatccTTCTTTCCCCAGAGGGGGTCGTGGAGACAGGACTGGCCGTTACGGAGCCACTGATCGTTCACAGGATGATGGTGGTGAGAACCGCAGCCGGGATCACGACTACCGGGACATGGACTACCGCTCGTATCCCCGCGAGTATGGCAGCCAGGAGGGCAAGCACGACTATGACGACTCGTCCGAGGAGCAGAGTGCAGag GATTCCTACGAGGCCTCCCCGGGCTCCGAGACTCAGCgtaggcggcggcggcggcacagGCACAGCCCCACCGGCCCACCAGGCTTCCCCCGAGACGGCGACTATCGGGACCAGGACTATCGGACCgagcaaggggaggaggaggaggaggaggaggaggaggaggaggaggagaaggccaGTAACATCGTCATGCTGAGGATGCTGCCACAGGCAGCCACTGAGGATGAC ATCCGTGGCCAGCTACAGTCCCACGGCGTCCAAGCACGGGAGGTCCGGCTGATGCGGAACAAATCCTCAG GTCAGAGCCGGGGCTTCGCCTTCGTCGAGTTTAGTCACTTGCAGGACGCTACACGATGGATGGAAGCCAATCAG CACTCCCTCAACATCCTGGGCCAGAAGGTGTCCATGCACTACAGCGACCCCAAGCCCAAGATCAATGAGGACTGGCTGTGTAATAAG TGTGGCGTCCAGAACTTCAAACGCCGTGAGAAGTGCTTCAAATGTGGTGTGCCCAAGTCAG AGGCAGAGCAGAAGCTGCCCCTGGGCGCAAGGTTGGATCAGCAGACGCTACCACTGGGTGGTCGGGAGCTAAGCCAGGGCCTGCTGCCCCTGCCACAGCCCTACCAGGCCCAGGGAGTGCTGGCCTCCCAGGCCCTGTCACAGGGCTCGGAGCCGAGCTCAGAGAACGCCAACGACA CCATCATTTTGCGCAACCTGAACCCACACAGCACCATGGACTCCATCCTGGGGGCCCTGGCACCCTACGCAGTGCTGTCCTCCTCCAACGTACGCGTCATCAAGGACAAGCAGACCCAACTGAACCGTGGCTTTGCCTTCATCCAGCTCTCCACCATC gaggCAGCCCAGCTGCTGCAGATCCTGCAGGCCCTGCACCCGCCGCTCACCATCGATGGCAAGACCATCAACGTTGAGTTTGCCAAGGGTTCTAAGAG GGACATGGCCTCCAACGAAGGCAGTCGCATCAATGCTGCCTCTGTGGCCAGCACTGCCATTGCCGCGGCCCAGTGGGCCATCTCGCAG GCCTCCCAGGGTGGGGAGGGTGCCTGGGCCACCCCCGAGGAGCCACCGGTCGACTACAGCTACTACCAACAGGATGAGGGCTATGGCAGCAGCCAGGGCACAGAGTCCTCTCTCTATGCCCATGGCTACCTCAAGGGCGCGAAGGGCCCCGGCATCACTGGAACCAAAGGGGACCCAGCCGGAGCAG GTCCCGAGGCCTCCCTGGAGCCTGGGGCAGACTCTGTGTCCCTGCAGGCTTTCTCCCGCACCCAGCCTGGTGCCACCCCTGGCGTCTACCAGCAGTCAGCAGCTGAAGCGAGCGGCAGCCAGGGCACTGCTGCCAACAGCCAG TCATACACCATCATGTCACCCGCTGTGCTCAAATCTGAGCTCCAGAGCCCCAGCCATCCCAGCTCTTCCCTGCCACCAGCCACGAGCCCCTCTGCCCAGGAGCCCTACAGCCAGTACC CTGTTCCTGACGTCTCCACCTACCAGTACGATGAGACATCTGGCTACTACTATGACCCCCAGACTGGCCTCTACTACGACCCCAACTCTCAG taCTACTACAATGCTCAGAGCCAGCAGTACCTGTACTGGGATGGGGAAAGGCGGACCTATGTTCCTGCCCTGGAGCAGTCAGCTGATGGGCATAAGGAAACGGGGGCGCCTTCAAAGGAGggcaaagagaagaaggaaaagcacAAGACCAAGACGGCCCAACAG ATTGCCAAGGACATGGAACGCTGGGCCCGCAGCCTcaacaagcaaaaagaaaacttcaaaaacagCTTCCAGCCCATCAGTTCCCTACGAGACGATGAAAGGCGCGAGTCGGCCACTGCAGATGCCGGCTACGCCATCCTAGAGAAGAAG GGAGCACTAGCCGAGAGACAGCACACCAGCATGGACCTCCCAAAACTGGCCAGTGATGACCGCCCA AGCCCACCGAGGGGGCTGGTGGCGGCCTACAGCGGGGAGAGTGACAGTGAGGAGGAGCAGGAGCGCGGGGGCCCAGAGCGGGAAGAGAAGCTCACCGACTGGCAGAAGCTGGCCTGCCTGCTCTGCCGGCGCCAGTTCCCCAGCAAGGAGGCGCTCATCCGGCACCAGCAGCTCTCCGGGCTCCACAAG CAAAACCTTGAGATTCACCGGCGAGCCCACCTGTCAGAAAATGAGCTGgaggcacttgagaagaacgaCATGGAG CAAATGAAGTACCGGGACCGTGCAGCTGAACGCAGAGAGAAGTATGGCATCCCTGAGCCGCCGGAGCCCAAGAGGAGGAAGTATAGCGGCATGTCTGCGGCCTCTGT GGACTTTGAGCAGCCCACGCGGGATGGGCTGGGCAGTGACAACATTGGCAGTCGCATGCTCCAGGCTATGGGCTGGAAAGAGGGCAGCGGCCTGGGCCGCAAAAAACAGGGCATTGTGACTCCCATTGAG GCCCAGACACGGGTGCGGGGCTCCGGCTTGGGTGCCCGAGGCAGCTCCTATGGGGTCACCTCGACCGAGTCATACAAGGAGACGCTGCACAAGACAATGGTGACCCGCTTCAACGAGGCCCAGTGA